AATATTTATATGAGCATTTCTGAAAATCTTAAAAAAATTAAACAAAGCCTACCTGCTAAGGTTGAATTGGTTGCTGTTTCCAAAACAAAACCAAATTCAGCTATTTTAGAAGCCTACAGTACAGGACAACGTATTTTTGGAGAGAATAGAATTCAAGAAATGGTTGATAAATATGATGCTCTACCAAAAGATATTGAATGGCATATGATTGGTCATTTACAGCGAAACAAGGTAAAATATATGGCCCATTTTGTAAACCTTATTCACGGTGTTGATAGTCTTAAAACCCTTCAAGAAATTAATAAACAAGCAAAAAAACATAATAGGGTAATTCATTGCCTATTACAAGCCAGAATAGCAGAAGAAGATACTAAGTTTGGTTTACCGTTTACCGAAATTGAAGAAATATTATCTTCAAAAGAACTTGAAGCATTAGAAAACATATCAATTACGGGTTTAATGGGCATGGCAACCTTTACCGATAATACAGAACAAGTTAAAGGAGAGTTTACCAAAATAAACACCCTCTTTAAAAAATTAAAAACCGATAACAAAGAGTTTACTACTTTATCTATCGGTATGAGTGGCGATTACAAACTTGCCATTGAATGCGGTAGCACTATGGTTAGAGTTGGTAGTGCAATTTTTGGCACTAGAAATTAAAAAAATTAACCATCAATGCGTTTTATAAATGCATCTTTATAGTTTAATCCAATAGGTACTCTTTTATCGTCTATTACAATTCTATTTCGTTGTACTGATTTAATATGCTTTAATGACACTATAAATGACCTATGAACTCTTATAAAATTAGCGGTTGACAATTTTTCTTCAAATATTTTCAAACTGTTTAAGGTTAAAATAGGTTTAGGATTTAAGTTTGTATAAATTTTTACATAATCCTTTAAACCTTCAATATAAAGGATACTCCTTAGATTTACCTTAACATTTTCATAATCAGATTTTACAAAAATAAATTCAGGCGGTGCTGAATTTATAATTGCTATGTCCTTTTTTGAATCATTTTTTAAACTAAAAAGGTCTTGTGCTCTATTTACTGCTTTAATGAATCTATGAAAAGGTATCGGTTTTACTAAATAATCAACTGCATTTAAATTAAAACCTTCCAACGCATAATGTGAATAAGCAGTGGTAAAAATAAATAGTGGTTTTACTTCCAATGATTTGATAAACTCAACACCAGAAAAATCAGGCATTTCAATATCTGTAAATATTAAATCTATTTGGCTAGATTTTATTGTTTCAGTTGCTTCCATTGCATTTGAACAACTTTTTTCTAATTGCAAAAAGGGAACCTTTGAAACAAAATCTTCTAATAACTCTATAGCTAGTGGCTCATCATCAATAATTAAACATCGCATCATTTTCTTTTTAATTTTAAAGTTAAAAAAACACGAAAGTGATCATTTTCATCTGTTATAATTAACTCATGATTATTGGGATATAATAAATTCAATCTGTTTTTTATATTGTGTAAACCAACTCCGGAATTATGCTCATTCTTTTTACGCAATGAGGAGATATGATTGATAACTTCAAAAATTAAATGTTCATCTTCAACGGTCATCTTAATTCTAATATCAGTTTTACCCGTAAAATCAGTGCCATACTTAAAGGCATTTTCAATAAATGAAATCAATAATAATGGCTCTATCTTATGGTCTAAACTACCATGCATATTAAAACGCACTCCAATAGAATCTTTTATCCTTAAGGTCTGTAAGGATATATAGTTTTTGATATAATTTAATTCGTCCTCTAAAGGTACTAACGCTCTATCTGTTTCATAAATCATGTATCTCATTAATTCAGATAATGTTATAATTGCCTCACTAGTATCATCAGATTTTTTATTAGCTAATGCATAAATACTATTTAACGAATTAAATAAAAAATGAGGATTTAACTGTGCTTTTAAAAATGACAATTCAGTATTAACCTTTTCCGATTGCATAAGTACCTTTTGCTTTTCATTTTTGTACCACTCTAACGCCAATCTAAGACTAGTGCTTATTGCAAAAAACAATAAAACGGTTATTAATTTTGAATATTTAACAAAAAATGGAGGTGCTTTTCTCTCTCCTTCTAATCTATTTAAAAGTAGATTGGGCCTAAACTGATTTAACATTGTATCTGGCCTGAATTCGTGTCCCATTACATAGACGGTAGTGGCTATTATCAATACAATTATTACATAAAATAAAATCTTATGTTTTAAAAGTAGTTTGGGAACTAAAATAAAATAATTTATATAAAAGATTAAGACTAGAACTAACCAAAATATATAAACATTAGTAGGAATATACTCCAGCTTGTAATATAGCTGAATTATACCAATTGCAAACATGAGCATCCATGCTAAAACGTGGATTATTATGACGTTTATATATTTATGGTTTTTTATCAAAATAACAGTTAGTATAGTTCAAAATCAGTAAGTTAATTTAGTAGTGTGACACCAATACTATTTAACTCTGCAATAGTAATTGTTGGTAATTTGTTTTGATCTAATCTTATTATAACCAAATTAGCAGTATTATACGCCTCCATTTCTGAGACAAAAGGTCGATTGCCTTTTACTGCTGGTATAAAATTTTGTTTAATAAAAATTTTATCATCTTTCAATATCTTATACCCCCAACCATCATCAATTTTAAATGTTTCTATTGAATATGATTTAGATGCGGGTTCGAAAGTATTGCTTTTATTAATAAAAAAAACAATTATGGTTGTTAATAATATAACAAAACTTATAATTAGAAATCTATTTTTCATCCTTAAAAAATAACAAAAGGCAGTAGATTATAATTTCAAACCTACTCCCTTTTTAATAATTAATCTATATTAACATGAACTATAAAATTTTTAGTCGTCTTCATCGACTTCATCTAAAGGTTTAAACTCCCAAATATCATCGAAGTAATAACTACCACTATTACCCATGGTTAAAAAAGCTCTATCACCAAAATTAAAACCAGAAGCGTCTTGACGTCCACTTCCTTCAAAACTTGACAACTCTTCCCAGGTATCATCAGAAGGATCATATTCCCAAACATCAGAAGTGTAATTACCAGATACTAAATATCCTTTACCGTCTAACGTAAACCCTACAGAACTACTTCTAGTAATTGAGTATTCATCTTCTTCATCTAAATCTGTCAATTTTGTCCACACTTCTGTATCACCATCAAACACATAAAAATCTTCTTCATAAATACCATTATGAATACCTGTTCCTAAATAAACTTTATTTCCAATGGTAAAAGTTGCTGCATCTTTTCTTTTTGAACCACTATATCCTACAGATTGCTCCCAAGAATCAGCAACATCATCATATTTATAAAAATCTTTCAATTCACTACCATCATAACCCGTTCCAATATAACCATTACCTGAAACTGAAAACCCTATGGCACCATATCGTTCGCTTCCGATAAAATCTGCTCTAGGTTCCCAAGAATTCGTAGTAGCATCGTAGGCCCAAAAATCGTTTAATTTATCATCTCCATCATAACCGGTACCTAAATAACCAACTCCATTTAACTCAAAGCCAACAGCTCCACTACGAGCCGTACCTGGAAAATCAGCTTTCTGTACCCAATAATTACCTTCAGCAGAGTACTCCCAAACATCGACCAAATAATCGTCCCCATCATAACCAGTTGCTAAATATCCTTTATCACCAATTACAAACGAAACTGCATTTGCTCGAGCATCACCATCAAAATCAGAGCTTTCAATCCAATTTCCATAATCTTCATCATCATCGTCTGTACAACCGATAGTTATCATAAAAAGCATAAAGAACACGCTTTTAAAAATCATTTTTGTTAATTTCATATTTATCATATTTATAATTATTTTAATGCATAAGTACCTTTTAGCATTACTTTATGAAGCAAAAGTATAACCAAAGCTTTTAATAAAAATTATAAAATAGATGAACCATCAAATTTTGTCTACTAACTGATAATACTTACATACAAACTATTAAAATTACTGATTTACAGTGTTTTAACAAAATTTTAGCTTTTTAGTCGATACAAATACGCACTTAATCTATTTTGTAGAACTTATACATTATGATTGAGATACTTTTGGGCAAAATTGAAAACTAAATGAGATATTATACGATTGGTTTACTGTGTTTAATACTACTTTCTATGTCATGCGAAAGTGATAGTGCAACCTACGAAATAGGGGAAGATTTTGTTGATAACAATCTAAAGGTTAAGTTGGTTGATACATTGACATTAAATAGTTCAACCATCGTTTTTGATTCAATTGTTACTTCGGGTACAGAAAGAATTTTATTAGGTACTGTTAATGATGATGACTTGGGAAGTATCACATCAAAAAGTTTCTTTCAGGTAGGAAACAATACTATAGCTATTGATGATGATGCTACATATGATTCTATTGCTCTAGTTCTATATTATGATACTTATTATTATGGTGACACTACTAAAATACAAACATTTAATGTACATAGAATTAATGAAACTTTTGAACCAAATAATGATGATGAAGATGACGAAGATGCTAATTTTTACAACTCTTCTTCATTAACTTATGATGATGATGCCTTAGGGTCTTTAAGTTTTTATCCCAAACCTATAGATGCAGAACACGATTCAATATATATTAAACTAAGCCACGAGTTTGGATTAGATTTATTTGATAAAATACAGAATGATGAAATTGAAGATAATGATGACTTCACAGATTATTTAAAAGGAATAGCTGTAATTCCAGACAATAATAACAGCTCATTTTTAGGTTTTAGTTTTTCTGCAGAGGCGACCTTTAATAATTCTGCTATAAGGCTGTATTACACGATAAAGGATGACGATGATGAAAACAATGATTATTATAAAGAATTTTACATTACAAGCACGGCCAATCAGTTTAACAATATTTCTTATGATAAAGAAAACTCCATTTTAAATGGTATTGTAGATAGCGAAAGCTCCTTATCAAGTAGTGAGACCAATAATTCAACTTTTATACAATCAGGTACCGGTATTTGTACCAAAATCGAAATTTCAAATTTAAAAGAATTATTGAGGCTTGAAGAAAACAGTACCCTATTAGAAGCCATCTTAAAAATAGTACCCAATAAAAGTAGTTACAACAGCAAAACAAAATTGAGTGAATCTATAATTGCTTATGTTATAGACAGTAAAAATAGATATGTTAGTCAACTTTTAGATTCAGACTCAAACACTTTATATGCAACACTTCAAAATGAAGATGACGAGTTTAATAATAACACCTATTACACCTTAGATTTAACTTCGTTTGTCGAGAGTACTGTAACGACAGATTATGATAACAACTATTCAATAATGCTACTATTACCTGATTCTGACAAAACTTTAGATAAATTAAAATTAGACGATTTCTCCAGTTCTGAAAACACCAAAATGGAATTAGCGATAACATATCTTACCTATTAAAATGATCATGATAAAAAAAATTATAATTATAATAACTATCGGTTTATCAAGTATCGTTAGTGGACAAAATGACACAAGCTCTCCATATTCACTTTACGGGTTAGGCATAGAAAATACGACTTATTTTAATCGTTTTACTTCTCTTGGTAACTCAGGTATTGCCTATAGAGATCATTATTCATTAAATAACACAAACCCTGCTTCTCTAGCTGATATTGGCAATAATACTTTCTTATATGAATTGGGTGTTAACGGTGTTATGTCAAACAATGAAACAAGTTCCATTCATGAACAAACCTATGACTTTAATTTTTCACATTTAGCATTGGCCTTTCCTATTAAAAAAGGCTGGGGTCTAAGTTTTGGATTGTTACCTTATACTAAGGTTGGTTATGAAGTTGATATTTTAGAAAATATTGAAAGCTCAACAAACAGTTACAAAACCAATATCATTGGTTCAGGTGGATTAAATAAAGTCTTTTTAAGTAATGGTATTAAAATCAATAAGAATATAAATGTAGGCGTAGATATGTCTTTTCTCTTTGGTGCAATTACTCAAGAAAAATGGGTGTATACAACCAATTCAAGTGCATATTTAGAAAATTCAAGTTACTACAATGGCTTTGACGCTAAATTTGGTCTACACTATACTAATTATAAATTATTGAAAGGAACAACTTTTGGAGCTACATTAGATCTACCCACTAGCTTAAGTGGAAAAAACACCCTTAATGCTTATAAAACACTTTCAAATTCGAATCAAGTTACTTTCGAAGAAGAAGAAGAAACAGATTTAGATAACTTTCAATTACCTGTAAAACTTGGCATAGGAATAAGCAGTAGAATTAATAAAAACATCACATTTAATTTTGATTATAAGAAAAACTTTTGGTCAGATACGAGTCAAAAAGATAATATTGGAGCATATACCAATCAAGATATTTATGCCTTAGGCTTAGAATATGGAAAATCAAACAATGAAAGTTTCTTTTGGAATAACGTAACATATAGATTAGGTTTTAACTACGATTCAGGTTTCTTACGTTTGTCAAATAATAATATAGATAACTATTTTGGCACTATTGGATTAGGCATGCCTTTGTCAGCTACGAATAGTTCAATGCTGAACCTTTCTTATAGTTACGGAAAACAAGGTACTACAGATAATAGTTTAATTCTTGAAAACTACCATAAACTAACACTAAATATTAGTTTAAATGCTAGTTGGTTCAAAAAGAAAAAAATATTTTAAACACATTTTGAAAATAATTATTTATACAATATATGTAACTTTTTACATTTAATTGAAAGTATTTATGATGGTAAATACTATGAATTCAACTGTTGTTATCCCTATCAAGTTTTAGGAATTGATTAGTTTTGAAATTCTTATATAAAATCTATATCTTCACGCCTTATTTTTATTTTTTAAATGAGAGAGAAGAGACAAAACCAAGCTAAAATTTTACGGATTTTCAGAAAAATACACCGAACTATGGGTGCTTTCTTATTTATATTTTTTTTTATCATATCAATTACTGGTTTTCTATTGGGGTTAAAAAAAAATAGTAATGAGCTTCTCTTACCTAACACATATGTTGGTACTTCAAATAATCTTACCGAATGGATTACTATCGATCAACTTCACAAAATTGCAAATCAGGTTTTACATGATTCTATTGATACTAACTTGTCAATAGAACTTGATCGAATAGATATAAGAAAAGAAAAAGGTATTATTAAATTTGTGTATCAAAATCATTCAAACGAAATTCAATTAGACGGAGCTACTGGCAACGTTTTAAATATTGGAAAAAGACATTCAGATACTATAGAAAATATACATGATGGCTCTATATTAGATAATTATTATAACACTTCCTACGGCCAAATAAAAATTATTTACACTACAACGATGAGTTTAGCTTTACTTCTCTTTACCATAACAGGTTTTTGGCTTTGGTACGGACCCAAAAGAATGAAAAAGACGAGGTAACACCAAAAACGTAATTGTTAATAACAAAAATTTGAAATTTTAACAACTTTGTGAATAACAGCGATTTACATTTTTTTTACGCCAATTTTAATTACATTTATAAATGCTTGTAGCACAACTACTTAAGTGCAGTGACCTTAATTTAAATAGTTAAATTAAAAGTTTTTAATACGCTTAATATACTAAAATGATATTTTAAGAGTTATTAACAAAAACAAACACCCATTATTATATGTAGCATAAATTACTTCTTATAACCCTAATGTTTTTATCTCAAAAATGAAGAAGTTTAATTTATGTATTATAAGTTGCGTTTTTACGTTACAACTTATTTTTCCACAATCAGTTTCAGATAATCCTGAATTAATTTCCGCAATATTAGCACCCGATAATTTGGTTACCCATACCAGTTGTAATCAGAATGGTTTTGGAGGACATTATAATGAAATACATGATGATGAATTAAACATCAAAGTTGGTCAATTTCAAATACATAAATCTGATGATACTGAAGCTTGTGAAAATTTCGGTACAAAGTTTAACGAATTTGAAACTGTATCAGATGCACCAAAAAATTTATTAGGAGAAGCTGGGGAAACCATAACCTATTCTTGGAAGTTTAAGTTTGATGATCATTTTGTTGTGCGTAACAACAACATGGATATTCATCAATTAAAAGCTATTGGAGGATCTGAAGCTGAAGTACCCTTATTCACACTAACAACATCTAGGAAAGGCAGATTTGAAAGTTTAGAATTACGATATTCCGAAATGGATACTCAAGTTATTTTAAAATCTATTGACATTACCAATTTAAAAGGTCAATGGATTGAAGTTTCTGAGACCATTACCTATAATGAAATAGGTGCTTATGATATTAGCATAAAAACATTGAATGATGAAAAAACTGTATTAGAATATAACGATGATGCCATTAGAACTTGGAAAACAGATGCTGAATTTATTAGACCAAAATGGGGAATTTTCAAAGCATCTGTTGAAATAGATACTACCACAGAAAAAAAGATATTTTTCTCTGATTTTAACATTGAAGAAAACGTTAATATTTCTAAATTTCAATCATCTTTGGACAGCAAAGCTATTGCTATTTATCCAAATCCTGCTACTGATAAAGTAACCATGAAAGGTAACAATTTAGATGGCTATGATGCCATTGAATTACATGACAGTTTTGGAAGAGAAGTTCGTTTAAAAAGACCTATGGATAATAATTCCTTTAATGTCTCTAACTTAAAGAATGGTATTTATTTTGTTGTATTTAAAAAAGATAATGAGATAAGTGTAGTCAAAAAATTATTGAAATTTTAAAATACTTTGTTGAGTTTTAAATAGAAACCCAATTACTAACGGAATCGGTCATTAATGCATCACCTTGAATAACAACTCTTTCAGAATATCTCCATTGGGCATATTTTGAGCACCAACACCTTTACTTTTGAGATCTGCTTCTCGTAAATAAGCGACAACTTGTGATACTTTTCGCATTGGATAATTCCGTGCAGCATTTACATAGTCACCCACAAAATAAGGATTAACCCGTAATGCTCTGGCAACATTTCCTTTTGATTTATCTGATAAACCATGATAAATTAATAGCTGTGTAAAGAAACTATTGAGTAAAGAGATCGTAACCACTAAGGGATTACTTTTAGGGTTTTCAGCAAAATAATTTATAATCTGATTCGCTTTTACCAATTCCCTTTCTCCTACTGCCTTACGCAATTCAAAATTATTAAAATCTTTACTGATTCCTATATTCTCTTCAATATGAATGGGTCTAATCAAACTTTCTTTAGGTAAGACAACCATCAACTTTTCCAGTTCATTTGCAATTTTAGAAAGATCAGTTCCTAAAAATTCAACAAGCATCAAAGCCGCTTTTGGCTCAATTTGATACCCTTTACCAGCTAATACTCTACGAATCCAATCACCGACTTGATTTTCATATAGTTTCTTACTTTCAAATAGCAGTCCGTTTTTTCCTATAATTTTACTTAACTTCTTACGTTTATCTAAGGTTTTATATTTATAACATATAACCAAAACTGTTGAAGGCTGTGGGTTTTCAACATAAGAAACCAAATTCTCTATTGTTCTTGATAGGTCTTGGGCTTCTTTTACAATAACCACTTGCCTTTCAGCCATCATTGGATAACGTTTTGCATTGGAAACAATATCATCAATGCTAACATCTCTACCATACAATACCATTTGGTTAAATCCTTTTTCTTCTTCGGTAAGCACCTTACGTTCAATATAATCTGATATTTTATCAATATAATACGACTCTTCACCCATTAAAAAATAAATGGGTTTGATATTTCCGTTTTTAATGTCAGAAACTATTTGATTGATGCGTTCCATTTCTAAGAAAAAATATTCATTTTTGTAGTATGGTTGTATTGAATTTGCCTAAGGCCGAATTAAGCGTCAAAAGTAAAGAAAATAAGCAGTTTATTTTTGATATTATCAGAAAAAAAAATATGGTGCTTACACCCGAAGAATGGGTAAGACAACATGTGGTTCATTATTTAATTAATCATCTAAATTATCCAAAATCTATAATTGCCGTTGAAAAGCAACTGACCATTAACACGTTAAAAAAACGTTTTGACATCTTGGTGTTCAATACAAAAGGGAACCCTGAAATAATTATTGAATGCAAAGCTCCTAAAGTAAAAATAACTCAAGATACATTCGATCAAATTGCACGATATAATTTAAATTTAAATGCCAAATACTTAATGGTTACAAATGGTCTTAATCATTATTTTTGCCAAATGGATTCAGAGAATGAAAAATATGTTTTTTTAGAAACACTGCCTAATTATAGCCGTTAATCAATTATATATTCAGATTGAAATAAAAAATAGATTCCTCGGACCTTGGAATAACAAGAATAATAAAAACCTTAAGTTTGCAACCTAAAATTATCACTTGAAAATAGCTGTAGTCATATTAAACTGGAATGGAAAACAACTCTTAGAGCAGTTTTTACCCGCAATGCTAAAATACAGTGAAGGTGAAGC
The nucleotide sequence above comes from Aureibaculum algae. Encoded proteins:
- a CDS encoding YggS family pyridoxal phosphate-dependent enzyme — protein: MSISENLKKIKQSLPAKVELVAVSKTKPNSAILEAYSTGQRIFGENRIQEMVDKYDALPKDIEWHMIGHLQRNKVKYMAHFVNLIHGVDSLKTLQEINKQAKKHNRVIHCLLQARIAEEDTKFGLPFTEIEEILSSKELEALENISITGLMGMATFTDNTEQVKGEFTKINTLFKKLKTDNKEFTTLSIGMSGDYKLAIECGSTMVRVGSAIFGTRN
- a CDS encoding LytR/AlgR family response regulator transcription factor, translated to MMRCLIIDDEPLAIELLEDFVSKVPFLQLEKSCSNAMEATETIKSSQIDLIFTDIEMPDFSGVEFIKSLEVKPLFIFTTAYSHYALEGFNLNAVDYLVKPIPFHRFIKAVNRAQDLFSLKNDSKKDIAIINSAPPEFIFVKSDYENVKVNLRSILYIEGLKDYVKIYTNLNPKPILTLNSLKIFEEKLSTANFIRVHRSFIVSLKHIKSVQRNRIVIDDKRVPIGLNYKDAFIKRIDG
- a CDS encoding sensor histidine kinase, giving the protein MGHEFRPDTMLNQFRPNLLLNRLEGERKAPPFFVKYSKLITVLLFFAISTSLRLALEWYKNEKQKVLMQSEKVNTELSFLKAQLNPHFLFNSLNSIYALANKKSDDTSEAIITLSELMRYMIYETDRALVPLEDELNYIKNYISLQTLRIKDSIGVRFNMHGSLDHKIEPLLLISFIENAFKYGTDFTGKTDIRIKMTVEDEHLIFEVINHISSLRKKNEHNSGVGLHNIKNRLNLLYPNNHELIITDENDHFRVFLTLKLKRK
- a CDS encoding DUF4907 domain-containing protein, whose translation is MKNRFLIISFVILLTTIIVFFINKSNTFEPASKSYSIETFKIDDGWGYKILKDDKIFIKQNFIPAVKGNRPFVSEMEAYNTANLVIIRLDQNKLPTITIAELNSIGVTLLN
- a CDS encoding Kelch repeat-containing protein, coding for MKLTKMIFKSVFFMLFMITIGCTDDDDEDYGNWIESSDFDGDARANAVSFVIGDKGYLATGYDGDDYLVDVWEYSAEGNYWVQKADFPGTARSGAVGFELNGVGYLGTGYDGDDKLNDFWAYDATTNSWEPRADFIGSERYGAIGFSVSGNGYIGTGYDGSELKDFYKYDDVADSWEQSVGYSGSKRKDAATFTIGNKVYLGTGIHNGIYEEDFYVFDGDTEVWTKLTDLDEEDEYSITRSSSVGFTLDGKGYLVSGNYTSDVWEYDPSDDTWEELSSFEGSGRQDASGFNFGDRAFLTMGNSGSYYFDDIWEFKPLDEVDEDD
- a CDS encoding DUF4270 family protein is translated as MRYYTIGLLCLILLSMSCESDSATYEIGEDFVDNNLKVKLVDTLTLNSSTIVFDSIVTSGTERILLGTVNDDDLGSITSKSFFQVGNNTIAIDDDATYDSIALVLYYDTYYYGDTTKIQTFNVHRINETFEPNNDDEDDEDANFYNSSSLTYDDDALGSLSFYPKPIDAEHDSIYIKLSHEFGLDLFDKIQNDEIEDNDDFTDYLKGIAVIPDNNNSSFLGFSFSAEATFNNSAIRLYYTIKDDDDENNDYYKEFYITSTANQFNNISYDKENSILNGIVDSESSLSSSETNNSTFIQSGTGICTKIEISNLKELLRLEENSTLLEAILKIVPNKSSYNSKTKLSESIIAYVIDSKNRYVSQLLDSDSNTLYATLQNEDDEFNNNTYYTLDLTSFVESTVTTDYDNNYSIMLLLPDSDKTLDKLKLDDFSSSENTKMELAITYLTY
- a CDS encoding PepSY domain-containing protein, translating into MGAFLFIFFFIISITGFLLGLKKNSNELLLPNTYVGTSNNLTEWITIDQLHKIANQVLHDSIDTNLSIELDRIDIRKEKGIIKFVYQNHSNEIQLDGATGNVLNIGKRHSDTIENIHDGSILDNYYNTSYGQIKIIYTTTMSLALLLFTITGFWLWYGPKRMKKTR
- a CDS encoding T9SS type A sorting domain-containing protein; amino-acid sequence: MKKFNLCIISCVFTLQLIFPQSVSDNPELISAILAPDNLVTHTSCNQNGFGGHYNEIHDDELNIKVGQFQIHKSDDTEACENFGTKFNEFETVSDAPKNLLGEAGETITYSWKFKFDDHFVVRNNNMDIHQLKAIGGSEAEVPLFTLTTSRKGRFESLELRYSEMDTQVILKSIDITNLKGQWIEVSETITYNEIGAYDISIKTLNDEKTVLEYNDDAIRTWKTDAEFIRPKWGIFKASVEIDTTTEKKIFFSDFNIEENVNISKFQSSLDSKAIAIYPNPATDKVTMKGNNLDGYDAIELHDSFGREVRLKRPMDNNSFNVSNLKNGIYFVVFKKDNEISVVKKLLKF
- the holA gene encoding DNA polymerase III subunit delta codes for the protein MERINQIVSDIKNGNIKPIYFLMGEESYYIDKISDYIERKVLTEEEKGFNQMVLYGRDVSIDDIVSNAKRYPMMAERQVVIVKEAQDLSRTIENLVSYVENPQPSTVLVICYKYKTLDKRKKLSKIIGKNGLLFESKKLYENQVGDWIRRVLAGKGYQIEPKAALMLVEFLGTDLSKIANELEKLMVVLPKESLIRPIHIEENIGISKDFNNFELRKAVGERELVKANQIINYFAENPKSNPLVVTISLLNSFFTQLLIYHGLSDKSKGNVARALRVNPYFVGDYVNAARNYPMRKVSQVVAYLREADLKSKGVGAQNMPNGDILKELLFKVMH
- a CDS encoding type I restriction enzyme HsdR N-terminal domain-containing protein, yielding MVVLNLPKAELSVKSKENKQFIFDIIRKKNMVLTPEEWVRQHVVHYLINHLNYPKSIIAVEKQLTINTLKKRFDILVFNTKGNPEIIIECKAPKVKITQDTFDQIARYNLNLNAKYLMVTNGLNHYFCQMDSENEKYVFLETLPNYSR